A stretch of Pseudomonas taetrolens DNA encodes these proteins:
- a CDS encoding HAD family hydrolase — protein sequence MTSNRPLVFVDLDDTLFQTARKMGDEPRFPATLDVDGQPNGFMSATQKSFVEWLLATSDVVPVTARSIEAYQRVQLPFAHGAVCAHGGVILGADGTLDAQWHARMCDELAFEQTRLHELSEQTLLIGAELGFSLRGWVVEEQGLANYVVTKHNNETDEALRIVLAEVKARGLLDGLYVHGNGNNLAFLPLTLQKREAVREWIRRDQAINGKRPLLGFGDSVSDLGFMAECDWWGTPKRGQLASHVLASMDHE from the coding sequence ATGACAAGTAATCGTCCACTGGTGTTCGTTGATCTTGACGACACGCTGTTCCAGACCGCCCGCAAGATGGGTGATGAGCCGCGCTTCCCGGCCACGCTGGATGTGGACGGACAACCCAACGGCTTTATGAGCGCCACTCAGAAGAGCTTCGTTGAATGGCTGCTTGCCACAAGTGATGTGGTACCCGTGACCGCTCGCAGTATCGAGGCGTACCAGCGTGTGCAATTACCGTTCGCCCACGGCGCGGTGTGTGCTCACGGAGGCGTGATTTTGGGCGCCGACGGCACTCTGGACGCGCAGTGGCACGCCCGCATGTGCGATGAGCTGGCGTTCGAGCAAACCCGTTTGCATGAATTGAGCGAGCAAACGCTGCTCATTGGCGCCGAACTGGGCTTCTCGTTGCGTGGCTGGGTCGTTGAAGAGCAAGGGCTGGCCAATTATGTGGTGACCAAACACAACAACGAAACCGACGAAGCGCTGCGCATTGTCCTCGCAGAGGTCAAGGCGCGAGGCTTGCTGGACGGGTTGTATGTGCACGGTAATGGCAACAACCTGGCGTTCCTGCCACTGACGCTGCAAAAACGTGAGGCAGTGCGCGAGTGGATCCGCCGCGATCAGGCGATCAACGGCAAACGTCCACTGCTCGGTTTTGGCGACAGCGTGTCAGATCTCGGCTTTATGGCTGAATGCGACTGGTGGGGTACGCCAAAGCGCGGTCAACTGGCCAGTCATGTGCTGGCGAGTATGGATCATGAATAA
- a CDS encoding phosphoribosyltransferase domain-containing protein, producing MNSGNSMTETKALHANLKRGRLEVEVNSSTFDPQALFSFAERRNPKRAFLFVSRVLGRHIPARPSLMADSFNALAAQIPADLPGPVLVIGMAETAVGLGAGVHRALSQTRDDSVYLVSSRHPTGSELFARFEEEHSHASSHLLHLPQDPETRELMLNARSLVLVDDEASTGNTFINLSRALADAGLHSIERVVTATLTDWSQDAVRKAMGAHVSSVSLLDGRYTFAEDVTAELPDMPEVGSVAQGDWSLDPSRDWGRMGVREHLDTLAPGLQVKPGERVLVIGTSEFVWRPFLLAERLERAGADVHFSSTSRSPIALGHAIDHALSFSDNYGLGIPNFLYNVAPGQFDRVLICSETPAAAVDPALVSALNAQVIVDDK from the coding sequence ATGAACAGCGGTAACTCAATGACCGAAACCAAGGCTTTGCACGCAAACCTTAAGCGCGGTCGTCTGGAAGTCGAAGTCAATTCATCGACCTTCGACCCTCAGGCTCTTTTCAGTTTTGCTGAACGTCGTAACCCCAAGCGCGCCTTTTTGTTTGTGTCCCGCGTGCTGGGTCGACATATTCCGGCGCGACCATCGCTGATGGCCGACAGCTTCAATGCCCTGGCGGCCCAAATCCCTGCAGACCTGCCCGGCCCGGTGCTGGTCATCGGCATGGCTGAAACCGCCGTGGGCCTCGGTGCCGGCGTGCACCGGGCGCTGAGCCAGACCCGTGACGACAGCGTGTATCTGGTGAGCAGCCGACACCCCACCGGCAGCGAGCTGTTTGCCCGCTTTGAAGAAGAACACAGCCACGCCAGCTCGCATTTGTTGCATCTGCCACAGGACCCTGAGACCCGCGAATTGATGCTGAACGCACGGTCGCTGGTGCTGGTGGACGATGAGGCCTCGACCGGCAATACGTTTATCAACCTGTCTCGAGCCCTGGCTGACGCCGGGCTGCATTCGATTGAGCGGGTTGTCACTGCCACCCTGACTGACTGGTCGCAGGATGCTGTGCGCAAGGCAATGGGTGCTCACGTCAGCAGCGTGTCACTGCTCGATGGTCGCTATACGTTCGCCGAAGATGTCACCGCTGAACTGCCAGACATGCCCGAAGTGGGCAGTGTTGCCCAAGGTGACTGGTCGCTCGATCCGAGCCGTGACTGGGGCCGCATGGGCGTGCGCGAGCACCTCGACACTCTGGCGCCGGGGTTGCAGGTCAAGCCCGGAGAGCGTGTGCTGGTGATCGGTACCAGCGAATTCGTGTGGCGTCCGTTTCTGCTGGCAGAGCGCCTGGAGCGTGCGGGTGCCGATGTGCACTTCAGCTCCACCAGCCGTTCGCCGATTGCCCTTGGGCATGCGATCGATCATGCGCTTTCGTTCTCGGACAACTATGGCCTGGGCATTCCCAACTTTTTGTACAACGTTGCCCCCGGCCAGTTTGACCGTGTGCTGATTTGCAGCGAAACCCCGGCGGCAGCCGTCGACCCGGCGCTGGTCAGCGCATTGAATGCGCAGGTGATCGTTGATGACAAGTAA